A DNA window from Helianthus annuus cultivar XRQ/B chromosome 15, HanXRQr2.0-SUNRISE, whole genome shotgun sequence contains the following coding sequences:
- the LOC110914290 gene encoding uncharacterized protein LOC110914290 — protein MVSLDSDDDSSVVCIDQDPFKGISKDYLDHGDQVLICEICSAKLWTSEGGKGRITLEKRTYSLCYGYSKVELPALKDAHPSYQDLFRSTSDKSNDTTQPSASTDKDVDVQIIEYLRDSLDSQNMLVQTYRKVRDHFHGPSEANLKLRLIYKRDKYGRTYNLPSTFEVAALIVGDVNESIDHRDIVVETQSGVLQRISELHPSYLALQYPILFPYGDDGYKIDIPHRDFMSTKKKIKPKCTMREFFAYRIQDRTYGFSLILKGRRLLQQFLVDAYTMIESERLNHIRRQQKNLRCESFENLKRHKEGGLDSLSQTGKPVLLPSSFTGGSRFMQQNYLDAMALCKWYGYPDFFITITCNPKWPEVKRFLNDSTIKAEDRPDILCQLFKMKLDSLTKDLKDSKFLRDINAVVYTVEFKKRGLPHAQICLFMKANHKLPTVDQINPFISAEIPYKDKDEDPELYSLVTDYMIHGPCGNANLNCPCMVNKRCSKSFPKSFTSHTTIDSNGFPIYIYRRRDTGHSVLKSGVRLDNKSVVPYNKILLKRYQAHINVEWCNQAGSVKYLFKYTNKGPDRATAVVYSDGDQCQQEKPIDEIKKYYDCRYISACEATWRIFSNEVHYRYPAVLRLHFHLPSQHNIVYGADDDIDNVLSKPYVASSMFMQWMKLNENDAAARKQIRTINGKVFPTFRDACYGLGLLDDDNEYIEAIKEASFEGHGRYLRALFATMLVSNTLSRPEVVWEKTWNYLSDDILYKRQKETNISGLVLPEHQLKNLTLLEKEKYLI, from the exons ATGGTCAGTTTGGATTCAGATGATGACTCTTCGGTTGTATGTATTGATCAAGATCCTTTTAAAGGAATCTCTAAAG ATTATTTGGATCACGGTGACCAAGTTCTCATATGTGAGATTTGTAGTGCTAAATTGTGGACATCTGAAGGTGGTAAAGGTCGTATCACTTTGGAAAAGCGAACTTATAGTTTGTGCTACGGTTATAGTAAAGTGGAGCTCCCTGCTTTAAAAGATGCACACCCGTCTTATCAAGATTTGTTTCGTTCCACCAGTGACAAAAGCAA CGATACAACCCAGCCGTCAGCGTCTACTGATAAAGACGTTGATGTTCAAATTATTGAATATTTAAGGGATTCATTGGATTCACAAAATATGTTGGTTCAGACATATAGGAAGGTTCGAGACCATTTTCATGGGCCCTCTGAAGCTAACCTTAAACTAAGACTTATTTACAAAAGAGATAAATATGGTCGGACCTACAATTTACCTTCCACTTTTGAAGTTGCTGCGTTGATAGTCGGTGACGTGAATGAGTCTATAGATCATCGCGATATAGTTGTTGAAACTCAATCAGGAGTTTTACAGCGTATTAGTGAGTTGCATCCTTCCTATCTTGCACTTCAATATCCTATACTTTTTCCATATGGTGATGATGGCTATAAGATTGATATTCCCCACAGAGATTTTATGTCcacaaaaaagaaaataaaaccaAAGTGTACAATGAGGGAATTCTTTGCATATAGAATCCAAGACAGAACGTATGGGTTTTCATTAATTTTAAAAGGAAGAAGATTGTTACAACAATTTTTGGTTGATGCGTACACCATGATTGAAAGTGAACGACTAAACCACATACGCAGGCAACAAAAGAATCTTCGTTGTGAATCGTTTGAAAATCTCAAGAGGCATAAAGAGGGTGGTTTAGATTCATTATCACAGACCGGGAAGCCCGTTCTTTTACCTTCTTCATTTACCGGAGGTTCTCGGTTCATGCAGCAAAATTACCTTGATGCAATGGCTTTATGTAAGTGGTATGGCTACCCGGATTTTTTCATAACTATAACCTGTAATCCGAAGTGGCCTGAAGTAAAAAGATTTCTTAATGATTCAACCATTAAAGCGGAAGATAGGCCTGATATATTGTGCCAATTGTTTAAGATGAAGCTCGATTCTTTAACAAAAGATCTAAAGGATTCTAAATTTTTACGTGATATTAATGCTG TTGTTTATACAGTTGAATTTAAAAAACGTGGTCTGCCCCATGCTCAGATTTGTTTATTCATGAAGGCCAATCACAAACTTCCTACTGTAGATCAGATAAACCCCTTTATTTCTGCTGAGATTCCATATAAAGATAAGGATGAAGATCCTGAACTTTATTCTCTTGTGACTGATTATATGATTCATGGTCCGTGTGGAAATGCTAATTTGAACTGTCCTTGCATGGTTAACAAGAGGTGTTCAAAAAGCTTTCCCAAGAGTTTTACATCTCATACAACAATTGATTCAAATGGTTTTCCGATATACATATACAGAAGAAGAGATACCGGACATAGTGTTTTAAAATCCGGTGTCAGATTAGACAACAAAAGTGTTGTTCCATATAACAAAATCCTTTTAAAAAGATATCAAGCACACATCAATGTCGAGTGGTGTAACCAAGCCGGTTCAGTCAAGTATTTGTTCAAGTATACTAATAAAGGCCCTGATAGGGCTACTGCTGTTGTTTATAGTGATGGTGATCAATGCCAACAAGAGAAGCCAATAGATGAGATCAAGAAATATTATGATTGTAGGTACATATCCGCTTGTGAGGCAACTTGGAGAATATTTTCAAACGAGGTTCATTATAGGTATCCCGCTGTTTTGAGGCTGCACTTTCATTTACCTAGTCAACATAATATTGTTTATGGTGCAGATGATGACATTGATAATGTTCTAAGTAAGCCTTATGTTGCTTCTTCAATGTTTATGCAATGGATGAAGTTGAACGAAAACGATGCGGCTGCTCGAAAGCAG ATACGAACTATTAATGGGAAAGTGTTCCCTACTTTTAGAGATGCATGCTATGGTTTGGGACTATTAGATGATGACAATGAATACATTGAAGCCATTAAAGAAGCAAGTTTCGAAGGGCATGGTCGATATCTACGTGCTTTATTTGCTACAATGCTTGTGTCAAACACCCTTTCAAGACCAGAAGTCGTATGGGAGAAGACATGGAACTACTTATCTGATGATATTCTATACAAACGACAGAAAGAAACTAATATTTCAG GTTTAGTGCTTCCTGAACATCAATTAAAGAACCTTACATTGTTGGAAAAagaaaagtatttaatttaa